The following proteins come from a genomic window of Edaphobacter sp. 4G125:
- a CDS encoding SMP-30/gluconolactonase/LRE family protein, whose translation MSLFHSNSANAPHLDQTSPLAAMPGGELEVRGAHLDPQENRLPHASIGDISAQVLLSRADRAIVSVPEGSISGNLVLRRNDEISNALAVRIAVPMAENIHPVANPVVDANGQVFTTLSGSRGQSTPVSIFRIHRDFQMVPFVRDLMNPTGLAFDREGYLYASSRAEGTVYRISTEGEISPYAEGMGVATGIAFDEGGNLYVGDRSGTIFKINPDREIFVFATLEPSIAAYHLAFNAVGTLFVTGPTTSSNQAVYAIDRDGNLSTFFQGLGRAQGLAFDVDDNLYVAASLRGQRGIVRITPDREASLVVSGNNLVGLAFVEDGCAVLATRDALYHVALDIEGRSLIG comes from the coding sequence ATGAGTCTCTTTCACTCGAATTCGGCCAATGCCCCGCATCTTGATCAAACCTCTCCTCTCGCCGCTATGCCTGGAGGAGAGTTGGAGGTGCGAGGCGCGCATCTTGACCCTCAGGAGAACCGGCTTCCTCACGCGAGCATCGGTGATATTTCTGCTCAGGTTTTGTTGAGCCGCGCGGATCGAGCAATTGTTTCGGTACCGGAGGGAAGTATCTCGGGCAATCTCGTGTTGCGCCGGAATGATGAGATCTCAAACGCACTGGCAGTCCGGATTGCTGTGCCGATGGCAGAAAACATACACCCAGTCGCGAATCCGGTGGTCGATGCGAATGGCCAGGTGTTTACGACGCTCTCCGGTTCGCGCGGCCAGTCGACGCCGGTTTCCATCTTTCGCATTCATCGTGATTTTCAGATGGTGCCGTTCGTGCGAGATCTGATGAACCCTACGGGGTTGGCGTTCGATCGCGAAGGCTATCTTTACGCAAGCTCACGCGCCGAAGGAACGGTCTATCGTATTTCCACCGAGGGCGAGATCTCTCCGTATGCCGAGGGGATGGGTGTCGCAACTGGAATCGCTTTTGATGAAGGTGGAAACCTTTATGTAGGAGATCGCTCGGGTACGATCTTCAAGATCAACCCTGATCGCGAGATCTTTGTCTTCGCCACGCTGGAGCCTTCGATTGCCGCCTATCATCTTGCCTTCAACGCAGTGGGGACGCTCTTTGTGACGGGGCCGACAACTTCGTCGAATCAAGCAGTGTATGCCATCGATCGCGATGGCAATCTCAGCACCTTCTTTCAAGGACTAGGACGCGCCCAGGGATTGGCATTCGATGTAGACGACAATCTGTATGTCGCAGCTAGTTTGCGCGGTCAGCGGGGAATCGTGCGAATTACTCCTGACCGCGAGGCCTCACTTGTGGTGTCGGGTAACAATCTTGTGGGCCTGGCCTTTGTCGAGGATGGCTGCGCGGTTCTAGCGACGCGTGATGCGCTATATCATGTGGCACTCGATATCGAGGGCCGTTCGCTGATTGGGTAA
- a CDS encoding phosphatidylglycerophosphatase A family protein: MPNSTEQISPPAKKKTPWAWTIGTFFGAGLLKPGPGTYGAVAALLLWYGTAHLFPCSPVTLAIGTTIAAVLVTVIGIPASTIVARESGRKDPGFVVVDEAAGQLIALIGISADWRHAAVSLLFFRIFDILKPPPVRQLEKLPEGTGIMMDDVAAGILALLCAHLVRFFLG; the protein is encoded by the coding sequence GTGCCGAACTCGACTGAACAGATCTCTCCACCAGCGAAGAAAAAGACCCCCTGGGCCTGGACCATCGGCACGTTTTTTGGTGCGGGACTGCTGAAACCTGGGCCAGGAACCTATGGCGCGGTTGCCGCTCTGCTGCTGTGGTACGGCACGGCGCACCTCTTCCCATGTTCACCGGTGACACTGGCGATCGGAACGACCATTGCTGCGGTTCTGGTGACGGTGATCGGGATTCCAGCTTCCACCATCGTGGCGCGAGAGTCTGGCCGTAAGGACCCTGGCTTTGTTGTGGTCGATGAGGCAGCGGGGCAGTTGATTGCGTTGATCGGCATCTCCGCGGACTGGCGCCATGCGGCGGTCTCGCTACTGTTCTTTCGCATCTTTGACATTCTGAAGCCTCCGCCAGTACGTCAGCTTGAAAAGCTTCCTGAAGGGACCGGCATCATGATGGACGATGTTGCTGCAGGCATACTGGCGCTTCTGTGCGCTCATCTCGTCCGGTTCTTCCTAGGATAG
- a CDS encoding DNA gyrase inhibitor YacG codes for MALFWPSDSTLQGFAERVIIVLMARAKKTLRCPTCRTLVLERNEDFPFCSDRCRRIDLGKWASGDYKVSAPIQDPDLLEELARSGRDKPSDDEVN; via the coding sequence GTGGCATTGTTTTGGCCCTCGGACAGTACGCTGCAAGGCTTTGCCGAGCGCGTTATCATCGTGTTAATGGCACGCGCGAAGAAGACATTACGTTGTCCTACCTGCCGCACTCTCGTGCTGGAGAGGAATGAGGATTTTCCTTTTTGCTCGGACCGATGCCGACGCATTGATCTGGGGAAATGGGCCTCAGGGGATTACAAGGTCTCGGCACCCATTCAAGATCCCGATCTGCTAGAGGAGCTTGCGCGCTCCGGGCGCGATAAACCCAGCGATGATGAAGTGAACTAA
- a CDS encoding NF038132 family protein has translation MKKLNPLGYLGYLCLASFLSIGASQLRADAIPTGWTCSGSCGSLGANGVVSLSPTGSSSYQYVSTNNGLNGIGALPTGSLDSETNGSTLSTTIFSATAGTALNFYFNYVTSDGAGYADYAWAELFDSSNNLVSLLFTARTRPDGSITPGFGMPDPNATLTPGSVSIIPGAPEWSPLGSSSGTCYNTGCGYTGWVNSNYVIQNAGDYYLKVGVTNWSDTQYDSGLALDGVTIGGKPIDPAPVPEPSTFLLLGSGMAGALSMARRRLFGR, from the coding sequence ATGAAGAAATTGAATCCATTGGGATATCTGGGATATCTCTGTCTCGCTTCCTTCCTGAGCATCGGCGCAAGCCAGCTTCGGGCTGATGCCATTCCTACAGGCTGGACTTGCTCCGGTAGCTGCGGCTCTCTTGGAGCGAATGGTGTTGTTTCACTATCGCCGACTGGAAGCTCGTCTTACCAATACGTCAGCACGAACAATGGGTTGAATGGCATCGGAGCACTTCCAACCGGAAGTCTTGATTCTGAGACAAACGGATCTACGCTTTCAACGACAATCTTCTCTGCAACGGCAGGGACGGCGCTCAACTTTTATTTCAACTACGTAACGTCGGATGGCGCAGGTTACGCCGATTACGCCTGGGCGGAGCTTTTCGACTCTTCGAACAATCTGGTTTCGCTGTTATTTACGGCACGCACCCGTCCGGATGGAAGCATCACTCCTGGTTTCGGTATGCCTGATCCGAATGCGACCCTAACCCCAGGATCGGTTTCGATCATTCCGGGGGCGCCGGAGTGGTCTCCGCTGGGAAGCTCTTCAGGCACGTGCTACAACACCGGCTGTGGTTACACCGGGTGGGTGAACTCCAACTACGTGATTCAGAACGCAGGGGACTACTACCTGAAGGTTGGCGTGACCAACTGGTCGGATACGCAATATGATTCCGGTCTTGCATTGGATGGAGTCACGATTGGTGGAAAGCCAATCGATCCGGCTCCTGTACCAGAGCCTTCGACGTTTCTGTTGCTCGGCTCGGGCATGGCAGGAGCGCTCAGCATGGCGCGTCGTCGTCTTTTCGGTCGCTAA
- a CDS encoding SDR family NAD(P)-dependent oxidoreductase: MDLQLKGKTAIVTGGSAGIGLAIAKGLAAEGVSVTVPGRTKEKLDKALAGLSNIRGVVADVASAEGAESLIQQVPEADILINNLGIYEPKPFAEIRDADWLRLFETNVLSGVRLSRHYFPRMLERNSGRLIFISSESAIMTPPEMIHYGVTKSSQLAISRGLAELTKGTAVTVNTVMPGPTRSEGIVEFLERMSTAKNPTAEQAEKEFFEKHRQSSLLQRLIDDSEIANLVVFLASPLSAATNGAALRAEGGLLRSIV; encoded by the coding sequence ATGGATCTGCAGCTCAAAGGTAAAACTGCAATTGTTACGGGAGGGAGTGCGGGTATCGGCCTCGCGATTGCGAAGGGGCTTGCCGCAGAGGGCGTCAGCGTTACTGTTCCAGGGCGCACGAAAGAGAAGCTCGACAAAGCTCTTGCAGGCCTGAGCAATATACGAGGTGTCGTTGCGGATGTTGCTTCTGCGGAAGGAGCGGAGTCCCTGATTCAACAGGTTCCAGAGGCCGACATCCTCATCAACAATCTTGGCATTTACGAACCGAAGCCTTTTGCCGAGATCCGCGACGCTGATTGGTTGCGCTTGTTTGAGACGAATGTTCTGAGTGGAGTGCGTCTATCACGGCACTACTTTCCTCGCATGCTTGAGCGCAATAGCGGGCGTTTGATCTTTATTTCCAGCGAATCTGCAATTATGACTCCGCCAGAGATGATTCATTACGGGGTGACGAAGTCTTCTCAGCTTGCGATTTCACGCGGATTGGCTGAGCTGACCAAAGGAACTGCGGTCACGGTCAACACGGTGATGCCTGGGCCGACGCGTTCAGAGGGTATCGTCGAATTTCTTGAGCGAATGTCTACGGCGAAGAATCCAACCGCAGAGCAGGCCGAGAAGGAGTTCTTCGAGAAGCATCGTCAGAGCTCGTTACTGCAGAGGTTGATCGATGATTCGGAGATTGCGAATCTGGTGGTCTTTCTTGCCAGTCCTCTCTCTGCAGCGACAAATGGAGCTGCTCTGCGCGCTGAAGGTGGACTACTCCGTTCGATCGTGTGA
- the rimO gene encoding 30S ribosomal protein S12 methylthiotransferase RimO encodes MASPEIIEPLPAAEPESRRPKIGFVSLGCPKNLVDSEVMMGMLHSAGGELTAEAEDAEILVVNTCSFIDSAKQESVNTILEMVQHKQASGGKAKRLIVAGCLVERYRDEIQKNIPEVDAVVGTGELDAILMAAGLAPKAAPQQDSPFNILPQSLVSRAHSAVHQHSRPEDSGVQVQMEQQTAASRAEGDLRQQQGRFSREAWDGASAALPEYLYSDETPRILSTPRASAYIKIAEGCDHPCSFCIIPQLRGKFRSRRMSSIVAEAEKLVAQGVREITLIGQDTTCYGEDLGLKDGLAQLLEALAAIPGLKWLRFLYTYPNKVTTKLLETIAKHDNIAKYLDVPLQHASASVLKRMKRGGNSKIFLDLIEKARRVVPGIVIRTSFIVGFPGETEEDFNELCEFVKAARIDWLGVFTYSDEEGAKAFELEDELKVPQRTIQARRRKLMKLQQKISAKVKAEWVGREVDLLVEGPSEETELLWEGRTIQHAPEIDGKVFINDFGSHEELVPGTFYRAEITESHDYDVVARIIE; translated from the coding sequence GTGGCATCCCCTGAAATCATCGAACCCTTGCCTGCGGCGGAACCTGAAAGTAGGCGGCCGAAGATCGGTTTTGTCTCCCTCGGCTGTCCCAAAAACCTCGTGGATTCCGAAGTAATGATGGGCATGCTCCACTCGGCTGGAGGGGAACTGACCGCAGAGGCTGAGGATGCCGAGATTCTAGTCGTCAATACGTGCAGCTTCATCGATTCGGCCAAGCAGGAGTCGGTCAATACGATCCTGGAGATGGTGCAGCACAAGCAGGCGAGTGGGGGCAAGGCGAAGCGCCTGATTGTTGCCGGATGTCTGGTGGAGCGCTACCGCGACGAGATCCAGAAGAACATTCCCGAGGTGGATGCGGTTGTCGGGACGGGGGAGCTGGATGCGATTCTGATGGCTGCAGGATTGGCTCCGAAGGCTGCGCCGCAGCAGGATTCTCCCTTCAATATTTTGCCCCAGTCGCTCGTTAGCCGGGCGCATAGCGCGGTGCATCAGCACTCGCGTCCTGAGGATTCGGGAGTGCAGGTCCAGATGGAGCAGCAGACCGCCGCCAGTCGGGCGGAAGGCGACCTGCGTCAGCAACAGGGTCGTTTCTCGCGCGAGGCATGGGATGGAGCGAGTGCAGCGTTGCCGGAGTATCTCTACTCAGACGAGACGCCGCGAATTCTTTCGACACCGCGGGCGAGTGCTTACATCAAGATTGCCGAAGGATGCGACCATCCGTGCAGCTTCTGCATCATTCCGCAGCTTCGCGGGAAGTTCCGCTCGCGAAGAATGTCGTCGATTGTTGCTGAGGCTGAGAAGCTGGTTGCACAAGGCGTTCGCGAGATTACTCTGATTGGACAGGACACGACCTGTTATGGCGAAGATCTTGGGCTGAAGGACGGTCTTGCTCAACTGCTGGAGGCACTGGCAGCGATCCCTGGTCTCAAGTGGCTGCGCTTCCTCTACACCTATCCAAACAAGGTGACGACGAAGCTGCTGGAGACGATAGCGAAGCACGACAACATTGCGAAGTACCTGGATGTTCCGCTACAGCACGCCAGCGCCAGCGTTCTGAAGCGCATGAAACGCGGAGGTAATTCGAAGATCTTCCTCGACCTGATCGAGAAGGCCCGACGCGTAGTTCCGGGAATTGTGATCAGAACCAGCTTCATCGTGGGTTTTCCGGGGGAGACTGAGGAAGATTTCAACGAGTTGTGCGAATTCGTAAAAGCGGCACGCATCGATTGGCTCGGCGTCTTCACTTATTCAGACGAAGAGGGTGCGAAGGCCTTTGAGCTGGAAGATGAACTGAAGGTTCCGCAGCGTACGATCCAGGCTCGTCGGCGCAAGCTGATGAAGTTGCAGCAGAAGATCAGTGCGAAGGTGAAGGCCGAGTGGGTGGGCCGTGAGGTGGATCTTCTGGTCGAAGGTCCATCGGAGGAGACGGAGCTTCTGTGGGAAGGTCGTACGATTCAGCATGCTCCTGAGATCGATGGCAAAGTTTTCATCAATGACTTTGGCTCGCATGAAGAGCTGGTTCCGGGGACGTTTTACCGCGCAGAGATTACGGAATCACACGACTACGATGTGGTTGCACGAATCATCGAGTAG
- a CDS encoding PEP-CTERM sorting domain-containing protein, which yields MSSLVVLSALAIAPALHATPISGQFSVTGQSVQDTGSELIFNPNTINVGAANTLQGDFSTLLTPGEAGTITSPINYASYVSGSSEMIFGSGSSLLTLTLNSISCQLAGSFNNCTGTGTVVSADSNYDPTDFTLLFTTNTAGVVTFQATALTPAVPEPSTLLLLGTGLVGAAGALKRRLTA from the coding sequence ATGTCTTCCCTGGTTGTACTTTCGGCCCTCGCGATTGCGCCGGCCCTGCATGCTACCCCGATCAGCGGTCAGTTTTCGGTAACTGGACAGTCCGTTCAGGATACGGGATCTGAGTTGATCTTCAACCCCAACACGATCAATGTTGGCGCTGCAAACACGCTTCAGGGTGACTTTTCGACCCTTCTTACGCCGGGTGAGGCAGGTACGATTACTTCGCCGATCAACTATGCAAGCTACGTTTCCGGATCGTCCGAGATGATCTTCGGCAGCGGCAGCTCGCTTCTGACGCTCACTCTCAACAGCATCTCCTGCCAGTTGGCTGGCTCATTCAACAACTGCACGGGAACGGGAACGGTTGTTTCGGCTGATTCGAACTATGATCCTACCGACTTTACCCTGCTGTTTACGACCAACACTGCTGGCGTTGTGACCTTCCAGGCCACTGCTCTGACACCTGCGGTTCCTGAGCCCTCGACCCTACTGCTTCTTGGCACTGGGCTGGTGGGTGCTGCTGGAGCGCTCAAGCGCCGCCTCACAGCCTAA
- a CDS encoding Gfo/Idh/MocA family protein, translating to MITRREFLDTAAVAAAGVVVTSSAKSYARIIGANDRVNFAIIGLNSRAYAHLSSLKANQKDAQVTHVCDVDTPILEKFAAKTETTMGSKPVAEKDFRKVLASNDVDAITIATPDHWHAPMAIAGLEAGKHVYVEKPCSHNPAEGAMLVAARDKYKKLVQMGSQQRSSPHTIEVAQKVKEGLIGRPYYAKAWYSNTRKSIGEGKVIPVPATLDWDLWQGPAPRKPYKDNYHPYNWHWFWHWGTGETLNNGTHEIDVCRWILDAGYPKHIAASGGRYHFKDDWQFYDTLITEFNYEDKMISWEGKCCQGMKFYNRDRGSAIMGTTGTVVVDRGGYEIYDLKGTRTSEFKAEKSSASADLVGADSMTDLHFANFIAGIRTGEKLNAPIEVGNVAVTMLQLSNVAWKLGRGLHTDQTNGKVLNDPEAMKYWDREYEKGWAPKV from the coding sequence GTGATTACCCGACGCGAATTTCTTGATACTGCCGCCGTCGCTGCAGCAGGCGTAGTTGTAACTTCAAGCGCAAAGAGCTATGCACGAATCATTGGCGCGAATGATCGCGTCAACTTCGCCATCATCGGCCTCAACAGCCGCGCTTACGCGCATCTCTCCTCTTTGAAGGCAAATCAGAAGGATGCGCAGGTCACCCACGTCTGTGACGTCGATACGCCCATTCTCGAGAAATTTGCGGCCAAAACGGAAACCACCATGGGATCCAAGCCCGTTGCCGAAAAAGACTTTCGCAAGGTGCTCGCCTCCAATGACGTCGATGCGATCACCATCGCTACGCCTGACCATTGGCATGCTCCAATGGCCATCGCCGGACTCGAAGCGGGCAAGCACGTCTACGTGGAAAAGCCCTGCAGCCACAATCCCGCTGAAGGCGCCATGCTCGTTGCCGCTCGCGACAAATATAAGAAGCTGGTCCAGATGGGAAGCCAGCAGCGCTCCTCACCCCACACCATCGAAGTTGCGCAAAAGGTGAAGGAGGGCCTCATCGGCCGTCCCTACTACGCCAAGGCTTGGTACAGCAACACCCGCAAATCGATCGGAGAAGGTAAGGTAATTCCCGTCCCCGCCACGCTCGATTGGGACCTCTGGCAAGGACCCGCGCCGCGCAAGCCCTATAAAGATAACTACCATCCTTACAATTGGCACTGGTTCTGGCACTGGGGCACCGGTGAAACGCTCAACAACGGGACACACGAGATCGATGTCTGCCGCTGGATCCTTGATGCTGGCTATCCCAAACACATCGCTGCCAGTGGCGGTCGCTATCACTTCAAAGATGACTGGCAGTTCTATGACACCCTCATCACCGAATTCAACTACGAAGACAAGATGATCTCCTGGGAAGGCAAATGCTGCCAGGGAATGAAGTTCTACAACCGCGACCGCGGTTCTGCCATCATGGGAACCACCGGGACTGTCGTCGTCGATCGTGGTGGATACGAAATCTACGATCTCAAGGGCACCAGGACAAGCGAATTCAAAGCCGAAAAATCCTCTGCCTCAGCCGATCTCGTCGGTGCAGATTCCATGACGGACCTGCACTTCGCTAACTTCATCGCTGGAATCCGGACGGGCGAAAAGCTCAATGCTCCCATTGAGGTTGGGAACGTTGCTGTCACAATGCTGCAGCTCTCCAACGTCGCCTGGAAGCTCGGTCGCGGCCTCCACACAGATCAAACCAACGGAAAAGTCCTCAACGACCCCGAAGCCATGAAGTACTGGGACCGTGAATATGAGAAGGGATGGGCGCCGAAAGTTTAG
- a CDS encoding 2OG-Fe(II) oxygenase produces the protein MDLTEKLASLDWPAITAHLNEHGFATIGPLLSPSQCTELTTGYDHASQFRSRVVMAKHGFGRGEYQYYAYPLPELIQTLRTNLYPSLAQIANQWNLSLNQPAHFPSQHSEFLKLCHQAGQNRPTPLLLKYQQDDYNCLHQDLYGELVFPLQVAFLLSEPGRNFTGGEFVLTEQRPRMQSRASVVPLRQGEAVIFAVNHRPQRGARGTYRVTLRHGVSTIRSGHRFTLGVIFHDAQ, from the coding sequence ATGGACCTCACAGAAAAGCTCGCCTCTCTCGATTGGCCAGCGATCACCGCTCACCTCAACGAACATGGCTTCGCCACCATCGGGCCTCTTCTTTCACCATCGCAGTGCACAGAGCTCACCACAGGTTATGATCACGCTAGCCAGTTTCGTAGCCGCGTGGTGATGGCGAAACACGGCTTCGGCCGCGGAGAGTATCAGTACTACGCCTATCCTCTCCCTGAGCTCATCCAAACACTTCGCACAAACCTCTACCCGTCTCTGGCCCAGATCGCGAATCAGTGGAATCTCTCGCTCAATCAACCCGCGCACTTCCCCTCGCAACACAGTGAATTTCTCAAACTCTGCCATCAGGCGGGCCAGAATCGTCCAACTCCGCTGCTGCTCAAATATCAACAAGACGATTACAACTGTCTCCATCAGGATCTCTATGGTGAACTCGTCTTCCCTCTCCAGGTCGCCTTTCTCCTCAGCGAGCCTGGACGCAACTTCACGGGAGGAGAGTTTGTCCTGACAGAACAACGCCCGCGCATGCAATCCCGGGCCTCGGTCGTTCCTCTCCGTCAGGGCGAGGCCGTGATATTCGCCGTCAATCACCGGCCCCAACGCGGCGCCCGCGGCACATATCGCGTTACCCTGCGCCACGGCGTCAGTACCATCCGCTCAGGACATCGCTTCACCCTCGGAGTCATCTTCCACGACGCACAATGA
- the alkB gene encoding DNA oxidative demethylase AlkB, with amino-acid sequence MPLNLFHEPPEPSIEPLVDGVALLRAFCRDDAPILLDSITNVASASPFRQMVVPSGHTMSVGMTNCGDLGWTTDRTGYRYTAHDPVTGKPWPPMPSALLDLAQRAANAAGFPTFTSNACLINQYAIGARLSLHQDKNEQDYTHPIVSVSLGLPATFLLGTLHRSDTPRRIRIEHGDVLVWGGPARLIYHGVAPITAGEHPLTGPFRINLTFRRVAI; translated from the coding sequence ATGCCGCTAAACCTCTTCCACGAACCGCCTGAACCCTCCATCGAACCACTCGTCGACGGAGTTGCCCTCCTCCGTGCCTTCTGTCGCGACGATGCCCCTATACTCCTTGATTCCATCACCAACGTCGCCAGCGCCTCACCCTTCCGCCAGATGGTCGTTCCCAGCGGCCACACCATGTCCGTCGGCATGACCAACTGTGGCGACCTGGGGTGGACCACAGATCGTACTGGCTACCGCTACACAGCGCACGATCCTGTGACGGGAAAACCGTGGCCACCTATGCCTTCTGCACTTCTCGATCTCGCCCAACGCGCTGCTAATGCAGCGGGCTTCCCCACTTTCACGTCAAATGCCTGTCTCATCAACCAGTACGCCATCGGCGCCCGGCTCTCTCTCCATCAGGACAAGAACGAACAGGACTACACCCACCCCATCGTCTCGGTTTCGCTCGGTCTACCCGCGACCTTTCTCCTAGGCACCCTTCACCGTTCCGACACTCCCCGCAGAATCCGCATTGAACATGGCGATGTCCTCGTCTGGGGAGGCCCAGCCCGCCTTATCTACCACGGAGTCGCTCCCATCACTGCTGGCGAACACCCTCTTACCGGCCCCTTCCGCATTAATCTCACCTTCCGCCGCGTCGCAATCTGA
- a CDS encoding competence/damage-inducible protein A, translated as MQAEIIAAGSEMLTPHRQDTNSLYLTAQLNDLGVEVAFKTIVGDNLDHLIGAARTAFSRADIIIFSGGLGPTEDDLTREAVAATLNLPIQRDPIILTALYKRFAARQMVMPPNNAKQADVIEGATILANPVGSAPGQLLDTVVDGYRKIIILLPGPPRELKALFEEVVKPILTTTLPTRHIAHRILRMPLIPESQVDARTSPIYREYTDIQTTILAGHGEIQLHFTSSKTTLIEAQARVDELTSRIETEMQDAIFSSQGESLEEVVLLMLEMRHLTLAAAESCTGGLLAQRLTAIPNSSRSFVGGAVVYTPEMKTRFADVPSEMIEAHGTVSPEVARALAEGIRNRTGAALGISITGIAGPTPGTGPDAEKPIGRIYIGLADDRETKVNELNLMGDRDMIRWWASQHALEMVRQSLL; from the coding sequence ATGCAAGCAGAGATCATCGCAGCCGGCTCCGAGATGTTGACGCCGCACCGCCAAGACACCAACTCCCTCTACCTCACCGCTCAGCTCAATGATCTTGGCGTCGAGGTCGCCTTCAAAACCATCGTCGGCGACAATCTCGACCATCTCATCGGAGCTGCCCGAACTGCATTCTCGCGAGCCGATATCATCATTTTCTCCGGCGGCCTCGGCCCTACCGAAGACGATCTGACTCGCGAAGCCGTCGCTGCGACTCTCAATCTTCCAATTCAACGCGACCCCATAATTCTCACCGCCCTCTATAAACGCTTCGCCGCGCGACAGATGGTCATGCCTCCCAACAACGCCAAGCAGGCCGACGTAATTGAAGGCGCAACCATCCTCGCCAATCCCGTCGGCAGTGCCCCGGGACAGCTTCTGGATACCGTCGTCGACGGTTACCGCAAGATCATCATCCTTCTGCCCGGGCCTCCGCGAGAGCTGAAGGCCCTCTTCGAAGAGGTCGTAAAACCAATCCTCACGACCACTCTTCCGACTCGTCATATCGCCCACCGCATCCTGCGAATGCCGCTCATCCCGGAGTCGCAGGTCGACGCCCGAACCTCGCCCATCTATCGCGAGTACACCGACATCCAGACCACGATCCTCGCGGGCCACGGCGAGATTCAGTTGCACTTCACCTCAAGCAAAACAACCCTGATCGAAGCCCAGGCCCGTGTAGACGAGCTCACCAGCCGAATCGAAACCGAGATGCAGGACGCCATCTTCTCCTCCCAGGGTGAAAGCCTGGAAGAAGTTGTCCTGCTCATGCTCGAGATGCGCCACCTCACGCTGGCCGCTGCCGAAAGCTGTACCGGCGGCCTGCTCGCACAGCGCCTGACAGCGATTCCAAACAGCTCTCGCTCCTTCGTAGGAGGAGCCGTTGTCTACACTCCAGAAATGAAGACTCGCTTCGCCGACGTTCCCTCCGAGATGATCGAAGCGCATGGAACCGTCAGCCCGGAAGTGGCCCGGGCTCTCGCGGAAGGAATACGCAATCGCACTGGAGCCGCACTCGGCATCTCGATTACCGGCATCGCTGGTCCCACGCCCGGTACAGGTCCCGATGCGGAAAAACCCATCGGCCGCATCTACATCGGTCTTGCAGATGACCGCGAGACAAAGGTCAACGAGCTCAACCTCATGGGCGATCGTGACATGATCCGCTGGTGGGCGTCCCAACATGCGTTAGAGATGGTTCGGCAATCGCTGCTCTGA
- the plsY gene encoding glycerol-3-phosphate 1-O-acyltransferase PlsY: protein MTPWLISIPLAYLLGSIPFGYLLVRFFRHEDIRTTGSGNIGATNVARSGAKGLGILTLILDALKGYFAVVLAQHLAARYGSPRAYDIAVAAAVAVVLGHCFPVWLGFRGGKGVATALGVFFALVPLITVLYLLGVFLIIVLLTRYVSLASIVAAALFPVFALPHAPARTPVIIAGYIFIPLLVILKHSQNIRRLLSGTEHRFGSRKVAA from the coding sequence ATGACTCCCTGGCTGATCTCCATTCCGCTCGCTTATCTGCTTGGATCGATTCCCTTCGGCTATCTTCTCGTGCGGTTCTTCCGCCACGAAGACATCCGCACCACCGGCAGCGGCAATATCGGAGCCACGAACGTCGCTCGCTCAGGAGCCAAAGGGCTGGGAATCCTAACGCTCATTCTCGACGCGTTGAAAGGATATTTCGCCGTAGTGCTGGCGCAACATCTCGCCGCACGCTATGGCTCTCCGCGAGCCTATGACATCGCCGTCGCCGCTGCCGTCGCCGTAGTTCTCGGACACTGCTTCCCCGTCTGGCTAGGCTTCCGCGGAGGAAAAGGCGTTGCCACAGCTCTCGGAGTCTTCTTCGCGCTGGTTCCGTTGATAACCGTACTGTATCTGTTAGGAGTCTTCCTCATCATCGTGCTTCTTACGCGTTACGTCTCCCTGGCATCCATCGTCGCGGCTGCACTCTTCCCCGTCTTTGCTCTTCCTCACGCTCCAGCACGCACACCGGTGATCATCGCTGGCTATATCTTTATTCCGCTTCTCGTCATTCTGAAGCATTCTCAAAATATCCGCCGCCTTCTGTCTGGCACGGAACATCGCTTCGGATCGCGAAAGGTGGCAGCTTGA